A part of Paenibacillus sp. sptzw28 genomic DNA contains:
- a CDS encoding general stress protein — protein sequence MTMKIGIFKMEEQAVEAVKALEQSGFSRNEIKVLAKDGDHSRRIEAETDVDADEVRELADTRDQMDDGYGFGNLGPVGLAGTVGMVGPLTGGAWPYGAGILAVGGLLVDENGMEDAIHALGIKGDDAGVCREAIVDGALVVTADTGDGSQHNIGQDLSREAEEAFRRCGAERIL from the coding sequence ATGACAATGAAAATCGGCATTTTTAAAATGGAGGAGCAGGCGGTTGAGGCGGTTAAAGCTTTAGAACAAAGCGGTTTTTCGAGAAATGAGATCAAGGTGCTTGCGAAGGATGGCGATCACTCGCGCCGTATTGAAGCCGAAACGGATGTCGATGCTGATGAAGTTCGTGAGCTCGCGGACACCCGCGATCAGATGGACGATGGCTACGGATTTGGTAATCTGGGGCCAGTGGGTCTGGCAGGCACGGTAGGTATGGTTGGGCCGCTGACCGGCGGAGCCTGGCCTTATGGAGCCGGAATTCTGGCAGTGGGCGGACTGCTTGTCGATGAGAACGGCATGGAGGATGCTATTCATGCCCTTGGTATAAAAGGCGACGACGCCGGTGTATGCAGGGAGGCTATCGTAGACGGGGCACTCGTGGTTACCGCTGACACGGGGGATGGCAGTCAGCACAATATCGGCCAGGATTTATCGCGCGAAGCCGAGGAGGCATTTCGCCGCTGTGGAGCGGAACGGATCTTATAA
- a CDS encoding YitT family protein: protein MAKQHYKLTKLEIMLRILFITVGAALVSVALEIFLVPNKIIDGGIVGVSIMVSHFTGLPLGVFLFLLNVPFLVIGYKQIGKTFALSTLYGVSVMSIGTTLLHPVDPLTYSTFLAPVIGGVILGIGVGLVIRFGGSLDGTEIIAILLSKKLPFSVGEVVMFFNLFILGSAGFVFSWDSAMYSLIAYYIAFKMIDVTLEGFDESKSVWIISDEAKEIGEAIMSRLGRGVTFLNGEGGFTGGTKRVIFCVITRLEEAKMKSIVQELDPSAFLAVGNIHDVKGGRFKKRDIH, encoded by the coding sequence ATGGCGAAACAGCATTACAAATTGACGAAGCTGGAAATTATGCTGCGCATCTTATTTATTACAGTCGGAGCAGCACTCGTTTCCGTTGCACTTGAAATCTTTCTTGTTCCGAACAAAATTATTGACGGGGGCATAGTCGGTGTCTCGATCATGGTCTCCCATTTCACCGGCCTGCCGCTCGGGGTCTTTCTATTCCTGCTTAACGTACCGTTTCTTGTTATCGGTTATAAACAGATTGGCAAAACCTTCGCACTTTCCACGCTGTACGGCGTATCCGTAATGTCAATCGGCACAACGCTCCTCCACCCGGTAGACCCGCTGACATACAGCACCTTTCTTGCGCCTGTAATTGGAGGAGTGATTTTAGGTATAGGGGTCGGGCTTGTCATCCGGTTTGGCGGTTCGCTCGACGGCACAGAAATTATAGCGATTCTACTCAGTAAGAAATTGCCTTTCTCGGTCGGCGAAGTCGTCATGTTTTTCAATCTCTTCATTCTTGGAAGCGCCGGCTTTGTGTTCTCCTGGGATAGTGCGATGTATTCACTCATTGCGTATTACATTGCATTCAAAATGATCGATGTGACGCTTGAGGGCTTCGACGAGTCGAAGTCGGTCTGGATTATAAGCGACGAAGCCAAGGAGATCGGCGAGGCCATCATGAGCAGGCTTGGCCGCGGCGTCACTTTCCTGAACGGCGAAGGCGGGTTTACCGGCGGAACGAAGCGCGTTATCTTCTGCGTTATTACCCGTCTGGAAGAAGCCAAGATGAAATCGATCGTCCAGGAGCTGGATCCTTCGGCCTTTCTGGCTGTGGGCAACATTCACGACGTGAAGGGCGGACGTTTCAAGAAGCGAGATATTCATTAG
- a CDS encoding PP2C family protein-serine/threonine phosphatase encodes MRIVIVDDNPMNITVVQEILKRAGYTDIIAAASGIELFGLLGLTAQGHEPSRPSRIDSGVDLILLDMMMPGMDGITACRAIQQSARLRDIPIIMVTAIGDSKKLAESLDAGAIDYVTKPINRIELLARIRVALRLKEQKDWHKDRDRRVREELQLAKEVQSAALSQPIEEEGIAIEAIFRPSEELSGDLYAWNRIDDRRYGVAVIDAMGHGISSSLVCMFIASVLKEAMTQLIEPGEVIKELNRRAQQLQFADQLIQYYFTALYALVDLEQGTVEYVNAGHPPGVIVRGNGSVEVFEQGGVAIGLFNEIEVNKHTLSISSGDRMILVTDGMLDLVAGEEDDQVECLMEALRPLGSKIPTGKLEEALFHGENESNRSDDRCLVTVDIK; translated from the coding sequence ATGCGTATAGTTATCGTCGACGATAATCCTATGAATATCACCGTTGTTCAAGAGATCCTTAAACGGGCCGGCTACACGGATATTATAGCGGCCGCTTCCGGCATCGAGCTCTTTGGTCTGCTCGGCCTTACCGCTCAGGGTCATGAGCCGAGCCGACCATCCAGAATCGATAGCGGCGTTGATTTGATTCTGCTCGATATGATGATGCCCGGCATGGACGGTATTACCGCATGCCGCGCGATCCAGCAGTCGGCGCGGCTCAGAGATATTCCGATCATCATGGTAACGGCAATCGGCGATTCCAAAAAGCTGGCGGAATCGCTTGATGCCGGTGCCATTGATTATGTCACGAAGCCGATAAACCGGATAGAGCTGCTTGCCCGTATTCGGGTCGCTCTGCGGCTGAAAGAGCAGAAGGACTGGCACAAGGACAGGGACCGCAGAGTCAGGGAAGAGCTGCAGCTTGCCAAAGAAGTGCAGAGCGCCGCTTTATCCCAGCCGATTGAAGAGGAAGGCATAGCCATAGAGGCGATATTCCGCCCTTCCGAGGAGCTGTCCGGCGACCTTTACGCCTGGAACCGAATAGACGACAGGCGGTACGGTGTAGCCGTCATTGATGCGATGGGGCATGGAATCTCCTCTTCGCTGGTTTGCATGTTCATAGCCTCGGTTCTCAAAGAAGCGATGACGCAGCTGATAGAGCCCGGTGAGGTTATTAAAGAGCTGAACCGGCGCGCGCAGCAGCTGCAATTTGCAGACCAGTTAATCCAGTATTATTTTACCGCCCTGTATGCGCTTGTCGATTTGGAGCAAGGAACGGTTGAATACGTCAATGCCGGACACCCTCCGGGAGTCATCGTGCGAGGTAATGGAAGCGTCGAAGTATTCGAGCAAGGGGGAGTTGCGATTGGCTTATTCAATGAAATCGAGGTGAACAAGCATACATTAAGCATCTCATCCGGCGACCGAATGATTCTTGTTACGGACGGCATGCTCGACCTGGTGGCAGGAGAGGAAGACGATCAGGTTGAATGTCTGATGGAAGCGCTCAGGCCTTTAGGCAGCAAGATTCCGACCGGGAAGCTTGAAGAAGCGCTTTTTCATGGAGAAAATGAATCCAATCGTTCCGACGACCGTTGTCTGGTTACGGTGGATATTAAGTAA
- a CDS encoding DUF948 domain-containing protein — MSGSDIAMLVIGLSVAVLAVFMVQTLRKVQTSLDAAGKTLLEVQQVIHVWKDDIGDLVGSARKLTDRVDEQIGAIEPLMASVRETGAALHEVAGVAHGFSSLWSAKLRRRAEAAAAKDAAKAAAAKRKMEAEKKEAITGRSIAAMESAPSSEGASINTGSGRDGYMHSSAMAEQTPAWLAWMETGVHVARLFAKR, encoded by the coding sequence ATGAGTGGATCTGATATTGCGATGTTGGTTATAGGCTTATCCGTTGCCGTGCTTGCCGTCTTTATGGTGCAGACGCTGCGGAAGGTGCAAACTTCACTGGATGCAGCAGGCAAAACGCTGCTGGAAGTACAACAGGTCATCCATGTGTGGAAGGATGATATAGGCGATCTTGTCGGAAGCGCGCGTAAGCTTACGGACAGGGTTGATGAACAGATTGGCGCGATAGAGCCTCTGATGGCCTCAGTGCGGGAAACAGGCGCGGCTCTGCATGAAGTAGCCGGCGTGGCGCACGGATTCTCGTCGCTCTGGTCGGCCAAACTGCGCAGACGGGCTGAAGCAGCTGCGGCGAAGGATGCAGCGAAGGCAGCGGCGGCCAAGCGGAAAATGGAGGCCGAGAAGAAGGAGGCCATTACAGGCAGATCTATAGCCGCCATGGAGAGCGCCCCATCCTCTGAAGGAGCTTCCATCAACACCGGCTCCGGCCGAGACGGTTATATGCATTCTTCGGCTATGGCTGAACAAACGCCGGCATGGCTTGCTTGGATGGAAACGGGTGTGCATGTAGCTCGGTTGTTCGCCAAGCGGTAG
- a CDS encoding STAS domain-containing protein produces MKQTDKLFLRTENKDGKCIVYIGGELDLESAAQMRAAMSPLVEMADCELTLNLRELRYVDSTGIGILVSVLKARHANNAPFAVEAIPPNIRKLFDMTGITPFLLKQAGQA; encoded by the coding sequence ATGAAGCAGACAGACAAACTATTTTTACGCACCGAGAATAAAGACGGCAAATGTATCGTGTATATCGGGGGCGAGCTTGACCTCGAATCCGCCGCGCAGATGCGTGCTGCAATGTCTCCGCTTGTAGAAATGGCGGACTGTGAGCTGACGCTGAATCTTCGCGAATTGCGGTACGTGGACAGTACCGGCATAGGTATTCTCGTATCCGTACTCAAAGCTCGGCACGCCAATAATGCGCCTTTCGCAGTAGAAGCCATACCGCCGAATATCCGCAAATTGTTCGATATGACGGGCATTACACCTTTTCTGCTCAAGCAAGCTGGGCAAGCATGA
- the rsbW gene encoding anti-sigma B factor RsbW yields the protein MKANEEIITLQVPAAAEYIDLVRLTLYGLAVKIGFSYEEIEDMKVAVSEACNNAVLYAYGDLPHGSISSAPQHGPHIEVRFVKKSDALSIIVKDNGRSFDAATAARNAEPMHGKTVEELQAGGLGLYLMQALMDQVEVNSDAGTEVVLTKRLVKSGEMA from the coding sequence ATGAAAGCGAATGAAGAAATCATAACACTGCAGGTGCCCGCGGCTGCCGAATACATCGATCTGGTCAGATTGACACTGTACGGCCTTGCGGTCAAAATCGGATTTTCCTACGAGGAAATTGAGGATATGAAAGTAGCCGTATCGGAAGCGTGCAACAACGCTGTCCTCTATGCATACGGGGATTTGCCGCATGGCTCAATATCGTCGGCCCCGCAGCACGGTCCGCATATCGAAGTGCGCTTCGTGAAGAAATCAGACGCTCTCTCCATTATTGTCAAGGATAACGGTCGCAGCTTTGACGCCGCGACTGCGGCACGCAATGCGGAACCGATGCACGGCAAGACGGTTGAAGAGCTGCAAGCAGGCGGGCTGGGCCTTTATCTCATGCAAGCATTGATGGATCAAGTAGAAGTGAACAGTGATGCCGGAACCGAAGTGGTTCTCACAAAACGCCTCGTTAAGAGTGGTGAAATGGCATGA
- a CDS encoding sigma-70 family RNA polymerase sigma factor, which translates to MSLQPAKQPPLSNAELILIYQNNPNNDTATLLIESYEPMVRMAAGKISRNRPDLYEDLMQVGQIALLRLFRQFDVTLGVQFEPYAMKSIIGHMKNYLRDKSWYVQVPRRIKEKGIAVQQAVDDLTVKLERSPRIEEIAEHMELTVEETTEILAGRELYHYVSLDTPISEEENTTTLGDLIGSPADDFETVDKKLDLEAAMSRLKPQEQQVLLLVYQEGLPQRNIADRLGVSQMSISRIQRRAIDKLKQFLSENDADKQGE; encoded by the coding sequence ATGAGTTTACAACCGGCCAAGCAGCCGCCGTTATCGAATGCGGAGCTCATTCTGATCTACCAGAATAACCCGAATAATGATACAGCAACGCTGCTTATTGAGTCTTATGAGCCGATGGTTCGAATGGCGGCCGGTAAAATTTCTCGCAATCGTCCGGATTTATATGAGGATTTGATGCAGGTCGGACAAATTGCGCTCCTTCGACTGTTCAGACAATTTGACGTCACCTTGGGCGTCCAGTTCGAACCTTATGCGATGAAAAGCATTATCGGCCATATGAAAAATTATTTGCGGGATAAATCGTGGTATGTTCAGGTGCCCCGTCGTATCAAGGAAAAAGGTATCGCCGTCCAGCAAGCGGTAGACGATCTTACGGTTAAACTGGAACGGTCGCCGCGGATTGAAGAAATCGCCGAGCATATGGAGCTGACCGTCGAGGAAACGACTGAAATCCTTGCCGGGCGCGAGCTGTACCACTATGTCTCGCTTGATACCCCGATCTCCGAGGAAGAGAACACGACGACTCTTGGAGACCTGATCGGCTCTCCTGCCGACGATTTCGAAACCGTGGATAAAAAGCTCGATCTGGAAGCGGCCATGTCCAGACTGAAGCCGCAGGAGCAGCAGGTGCTGCTGCTTGTATATCAGGAGGGACTGCCTCAGCGCAATATCGCCGACCGGCTCGGCGTCTCGCAAATGAGCATATCCCGAATTCAGCGGCGCGCGATCGATAAGCTGAAGCAATTTCTCAGCGAGAATGATGCGGACAAGCAGGGTGAATGA
- a CDS encoding magnesium transporter CorA family protein, whose translation MMHRMLRFPSNWEWHVLHEQRPVTTGLSRVRKTHSARHGADAASKAQNRDIDRPGSPVYAGNSEGSADALRELKKTHPEIVDWAKDAVSSKSNHIAVSEYAGEPAVYGTLMCQLSEDYSDVVPLHFWLTHGKLATIHTDLRLSIRMQLEPWAEKLNRCQTAPEALFVILGAVLETFHAGLDVFETRLGELENSMRRHNRTGLMNSIFERRYDLLHWKHLFIPIREIQGAAKEAFLEKLTDLEEYKRMEFKLDRIQELLASYAMEIDTLLMMDDAISNFRGNDIMKTLTIFTALFMPATVIGAVWGMNFDKLPWADETWGFVSVTTVIIVTTFAIYWWLWHKGWTGDLLYARKPEQIVASSDNEERQTKQQTESELPIRRSRTGLQIKEAEERPLPSLPSRSNR comes from the coding sequence ATGATGCATCGGATGCTGCGATTTCCATCCAATTGGGAGTGGCACGTGCTTCACGAACAGCGCCCCGTAACGACCGGTTTGAGTCGCGTCCGCAAAACGCATTCAGCCCGGCATGGAGCTGACGCCGCCAGTAAAGCGCAAAACCGGGATATCGACCGGCCCGGTTCGCCCGTTTACGCCGGCAATTCGGAGGGCAGCGCGGATGCGCTGCGCGAACTGAAGAAAACACATCCCGAAATTGTCGATTGGGCGAAGGATGCCGTCTCGTCCAAAAGCAATCATATCGCCGTCTCCGAGTATGCCGGCGAGCCGGCCGTATACGGAACCCTGATGTGTCAACTCTCCGAGGATTATAGCGATGTGGTTCCGCTTCATTTCTGGCTCACTCACGGTAAACTCGCGACGATACATACGGATTTGCGCTTGTCGATTCGAATGCAGCTTGAGCCTTGGGCTGAGAAGCTGAACCGCTGCCAGACCGCACCCGAGGCTTTATTCGTCATTCTCGGCGCTGTTCTGGAGACGTTTCATGCCGGTTTGGATGTATTTGAGACCCGCCTCGGAGAGCTGGAGAATTCCATGCGCCGACACAACCGGACGGGGCTGATGAATTCAATATTTGAACGGCGTTACGACCTGCTGCACTGGAAACACCTGTTTATACCGATCCGGGAGATTCAAGGCGCGGCGAAAGAAGCATTCCTTGAGAAATTAACAGATTTGGAAGAATACAAGCGAATGGAATTCAAGCTTGACCGCATCCAGGAGCTGCTTGCCAGTTATGCAATGGAAATCGATACTTTGCTCATGATGGATGACGCTATTTCAAATTTTCGCGGCAACGATATAATGAAGACGTTAACGATTTTTACCGCCCTGTTTATGCCGGCTACCGTCATCGGTGCCGTCTGGGGAATGAATTTCGACAAACTTCCGTGGGCTGATGAAACCTGGGGCTTTGTGAGCGTAACAACGGTTATTATAGTGACGACATTTGCTATTTATTGGTGGCTCTGGCATAAAGGCTGGACAGGCGATCTGTTGTACGCGCGCAAGCCTGAGCAAATTGTCGCCTCTTCCGACAATGAAGAGCGGCAAACTAAGCAGCAGACAGAGTCGGAACTGCCTATCCGGCGCAGCCGGACGGGACTACAAATAAAAGAAGCGGAAGAGCGCCCGCTTCCCTCCCTGCCTTCACGCTCGAACAGATAG
- a CDS encoding DNA ligase, whose protein sequence is MELEQRQNDTASFIVNAAGLVSACALPEEPMAPLADDELPRGDDWGFQLKWDGVRIIAKINSGGSVELYSRSMYLKNAKYPEIADLLESKADELGPCILDGEVVWWDGLRPKFQEVLKRERSAGVISRQRSPQHPPTGGLVYVLFDLLADINGDLRHLPYAERHSRLSQLCPRGNGRLFVADLYTDGEALWQWVQRNCWEGVVSKRLSSPYRQGKKHRDWFKKKTALLMDVDIVGLKWRNGIIASLIMSYDGSYTGSVSLGLNDALRKVIAAIFNSGLEPPVAQVPCPFNVLPTELKNEHVQWLPLSFRCRVTGLERTSAGLIRHPKLVTFLPKEPLP, encoded by the coding sequence ATGGAACTGGAACAGCGGCAAAACGATACAGCCTCATTCATTGTAAATGCGGCCGGGTTAGTGTCCGCTTGTGCGCTGCCGGAAGAGCCGATGGCGCCGCTTGCAGACGACGAGCTGCCGAGAGGCGACGACTGGGGCTTTCAGCTCAAATGGGACGGGGTCCGCATCATAGCCAAAATAAATTCCGGCGGCAGCGTAGAGCTTTATTCCCGCAGCATGTATTTGAAAAATGCGAAATACCCCGAAATTGCCGATTTGTTAGAGTCTAAAGCAGACGAGCTTGGCCCGTGCATTCTTGACGGAGAAGTGGTTTGGTGGGACGGTTTACGGCCTAAATTTCAAGAAGTGCTGAAACGCGAGCGCAGTGCGGGAGTAATATCACGTCAGCGCTCTCCCCAGCATCCGCCAACCGGCGGACTGGTGTATGTACTGTTCGATCTTCTGGCAGACATAAACGGCGATCTGCGTCATCTGCCTTACGCGGAACGCCACAGCCGCCTGAGTCAATTATGTCCGCGCGGGAATGGACGGCTGTTTGTCGCCGATCTGTACACGGACGGCGAAGCTCTATGGCAGTGGGTGCAGCGTAACTGCTGGGAAGGCGTAGTCAGCAAAAGGTTGTCCAGCCCTTACCGCCAGGGCAAGAAACACCGTGATTGGTTCAAGAAAAAAACGGCGCTGCTTATGGATGTGGATATCGTCGGTCTCAAGTGGCGAAACGGCATTATCGCCAGCCTGATCATGTCTTATGACGGCTCCTACACGGGCTCCGTCTCGCTCGGCTTAAACGATGCGCTGCGCAAGGTAATCGCGGCGATATTTAATAGCGGCTTGGAACCGCCGGTCGCGCAGGTTCCCTGCCCGTTCAACGTGCTTCCTACCGAACTGAAAAATGAACACGTGCAGTGGCTGCCGCTTTCCTTCAGATGCCGGGTAACCGGGCTTGAACGGACTTCAGCCGGTCTGATTCGCCACCCGAAGCTTGTCACCTTTCTGCCGAAGGAGCCGCTTCCATGA
- the ligD gene encoding non-homologous end-joining DNA ligase: MSRAVKGTIVVDGQELTVSNPDKVLWPEMGITKAVFLQRLAALSPWLIKHCRDRYLTTIRYPDGVTGKSFYQKNCPSPAPDFVPTETHAGVRYVVLQSLPVLLWLGNLACLEFHASFDRVSDPVRPTEWVLDIDPSLEEEPRIMEAAVLVGDLLQSLGIVSTPKTSGATGVQIVVPIIPDLTFDELRKIGEFVGSYLCDKHPRLFTIERLKKNRGDLIYIDYLQHYQGKTIIAPYSPRARARATVSTPLHWEEVRRNAAITDYHLLNIEDRLLAQGDLLDRVAPQSLRQILTFIRSTRR; this comes from the coding sequence ATGAGCCGCGCCGTGAAAGGAACCATCGTAGTTGACGGACAGGAGCTGACAGTCAGCAACCCCGACAAGGTGCTTTGGCCCGAGATGGGTATCACAAAGGCTGTATTTCTGCAGCGGCTGGCGGCCCTCTCTCCATGGCTGATCAAGCATTGCCGGGACAGGTATCTGACGACGATTCGGTATCCGGACGGGGTGACGGGTAAATCCTTTTATCAGAAAAATTGCCCTTCGCCTGCTCCCGACTTTGTACCCACCGAGACGCATGCGGGCGTCCGCTATGTTGTGCTTCAATCGCTTCCGGTGCTGCTGTGGCTGGGCAATCTGGCCTGTCTGGAATTTCACGCTTCCTTCGATCGTGTGAGCGACCCTGTCAGGCCTACTGAATGGGTGCTGGATATCGATCCCTCCCTGGAGGAAGAACCGAGGATCATGGAAGCAGCGGTGCTGGTGGGTGATTTACTTCAATCGCTCGGCATTGTCTCCACGCCCAAGACCTCCGGTGCTACCGGCGTGCAGATCGTCGTACCTATCATACCGGACCTTACGTTCGATGAGCTGCGAAAAATCGGGGAATTTGTTGGCAGCTATTTGTGCGACAAGCATCCGCGGCTGTTCACGATCGAACGGTTAAAAAAGAACCGCGGCGACCTGATCTACATTGATTACTTGCAGCATTATCAAGGCAAAACGATCATCGCCCCCTACTCGCCGCGCGCCCGGGCCCGGGCGACTGTCTCCACGCCGCTGCACTGGGAAGAAGTTCGCCGCAACGCCGCCATCACTGATTACCACCTCCTTAATATCGAAGACCGCCTTCTTGCGCAGGGCGATTTGCTGGACCGGGTCGCCCCGCAGTCATTGCGCCAGATCCTGACATTTATCCGCTCGACAAGACGTTAG
- a CDS encoding Ku protein, with product MHTVWKGAISFGLVHVPVKMFSATEDKDISMRLIHRECGSNISYVRKCPTCEIDVDWEGIVKGYEYEKGRFVLFEKDELEQLTDDATRTIRILDFVALEEIDPIYFQKTYYLSPDQAGGNAYNLLLEAMRQSGRIGIAKVSIRTKSSLAAIRVIGDCLAMETIFYPDEIRSVEQVPGLPDAVTVNEKELTMARMLIEQLSTPFEPGKYNDDYRAKLMDLIQHKIAGEEVRVAPEQQRTNVLDLMAALQASLEAVKLPPDAPGSLDRGTAAGAAADEGAAGAKADGKAAADGEAAAAAPRPRKRKGGSSKETVS from the coding sequence ATGCATACTGTATGGAAAGGAGCCATCAGCTTCGGGCTGGTGCATGTTCCGGTCAAAATGTTCTCGGCTACCGAGGACAAGGATATTTCGATGCGGCTTATTCACCGTGAATGCGGAAGTAACATCTCCTATGTCCGTAAATGTCCGACCTGCGAAATCGATGTCGACTGGGAGGGCATCGTAAAAGGCTATGAATACGAGAAGGGCCGCTTCGTACTGTTCGAGAAAGATGAGCTCGAGCAGCTGACGGACGATGCAACGAGGACCATCCGCATTTTGGATTTCGTGGCGCTGGAGGAAATCGACCCGATTTATTTTCAGAAAACGTATTATTTGTCCCCCGATCAAGCCGGCGGGAACGCGTACAACCTTCTTCTGGAAGCAATGAGACAATCCGGTCGTATCGGCATCGCCAAGGTGTCGATCCGCACGAAAAGCTCCCTCGCCGCGATCCGCGTCATCGGAGACTGCCTTGCGATGGAAACGATTTTCTATCCCGATGAAATCCGGTCCGTTGAGCAGGTGCCTGGGCTTCCCGATGCAGTCACGGTCAATGAAAAAGAACTCACTATGGCACGAATGCTGATCGAGCAGTTGTCGACTCCCTTCGAGCCGGGCAAATATAACGATGACTACCGCGCGAAGCTAATGGATTTGATCCAGCACAAAATCGCCGGCGAAGAGGTGCGCGTCGCACCGGAGCAGCAGCGCACGAATGTGCTTGATCTTATGGCCGCGCTGCAAGCCAGCCTTGAAGCGGTCAAGCTGCCGCCGGATGCACCGGGCAGCCTTGACAGAGGGACCGCAGCGGGGGCGGCTGCGGATGAAGGAGCTGCCGGGGCCAAAGCGGACGGCAAGGCGGCAGCTGACGGGGAAGCTGCGGCAGCCGCACCAAGACCTCGTAAAAGGAAGGGCGGGTCGTCGAAGGAGACGGTATCGTAA
- a CDS encoding H-type small acid-soluble spore protein, with protein sequence MKTERAKQIYQSKDTVAVHLEGKPVWIENIDEANGMATVQIESNPLNTQTVPVDRLQEGSGFNA encoded by the coding sequence ATGAAAACGGAGCGCGCCAAGCAGATCTATCAATCAAAGGACACCGTAGCGGTTCATTTGGAAGGCAAGCCGGTATGGATCGAAAACATCGATGAAGCAAACGGCATGGCCACTGTGCAGATCGAGTCCAATCCGCTAAACACTCAGACTGTTCCGGTTGACCGGCTGCAGGAAGGCAGCGGATTCAACGCCTAA
- the thiL gene encoding thiamine-phosphate kinase has protein sequence MDEFASIRHWTDGRQTAERLREKGVVLGIGDDAAVVETPPGASGPLQWLLAVDTMVETVHFNAATMADADVGWKALAANVSDIAAMGGEPRHALVSVSAPQAWEPARVRRLYDGLYACAEHYGVAVIGGDTTSSPAQLVVAVTAVGTVEAGRAIRRAGAQPGDAVFVTGPVGMAAAGLHFLLAAAAAGGGQCVPLAAAEAAGTAALVQAHRRPAPSVRAARMLAARGTVTSLNDVSDGLASEAWEIAEASGVKLALREPMLPRSGSMAAYAARSGVDPLEWMLYGGEDYVLLGTIAAADAREAKTALSEAGLPMYLIGEVEAGPAGVELIREDTGVRGKSGKSMSPERRQQIAKRGYNHFE, from the coding sequence CTGGACGAATTTGCGAGCATCCGTCATTGGACGGACGGCCGCCAAACCGCAGAGCGGCTGCGGGAGAAGGGCGTCGTGCTAGGCATCGGGGATGATGCGGCCGTTGTTGAGACGCCGCCTGGTGCGAGCGGCCCGCTGCAGTGGCTTCTGGCGGTAGACACGATGGTGGAGACCGTGCATTTCAATGCAGCGACGATGGCGGACGCCGATGTCGGCTGGAAGGCGCTGGCCGCGAACGTGAGCGACATAGCGGCGATGGGCGGCGAGCCCCGGCATGCGCTCGTGTCCGTGAGCGCGCCTCAGGCATGGGAGCCGGCGAGGGTACGCCGGCTCTATGACGGGTTGTACGCGTGCGCCGAGCATTACGGCGTCGCTGTTATAGGCGGCGACACGACATCGTCGCCGGCGCAGCTTGTGGTGGCCGTGACGGCGGTGGGCACCGTCGAGGCCGGCAGGGCGATACGCCGGGCGGGTGCGCAGCCCGGCGACGCCGTGTTCGTGACCGGCCCGGTCGGCATGGCCGCGGCCGGTCTGCATTTTTTGCTCGCCGCAGCGGCGGCGGGCGGCGGGCAGTGCGTGCCGCTGGCCGCGGCGGAGGCGGCCGGAACGGCGGCGCTGGTGCAGGCGCACCGCCGCCCGGCGCCATCGGTGCGCGCGGCGCGGATGCTCGCCGCGCGCGGGACGGTCACGTCGCTGAATGACGTCAGCGACGGCCTCGCCAGCGAGGCGTGGGAGATCGCCGAAGCATCCGGCGTCAAGCTTGCGCTGCGCGAACCGATGCTGCCTAGGAGCGGCAGTATGGCCGCATACGCTGCCCGCAGCGGTGTCGATCCGCTGGAGTGGATGCTGTACGGGGGCGAGGACTATGTGCTGCTTGGAACGATCGCTGCGGCGGATGCTCGTGAAGCGAAGACGGCGCTGTCCGAAGCCGGGCTGCCGATGTACCTCATTGGCGAGGTGGAAGCCGGCCCCGCCGGGGTCGAACTAATTCGCGAAGACACCGGAGTTCGCGGCAAGAGTGGTAAAAGCATGTCTCCCGAGAGGCGGCAGCAGATTGCCAAACGTGGATATAATCATTTTGAGTAA